CATGACAGGCTTTTAACTAATTTTCACTGTTTGTATTTTAACCTGTGCACTTTCAAGCTTTAATGTAGTCATTACACACATATACAAGGTGCATAGGCTGCAACACAACACCACTGtggtggtttttgggtttttttagtaaATCAGATACCACCACCCCTTTGAAATGGTGCTgacactgcctgggctgcagtcTTTTGCTTCAAACCTGGATTATTTGCAGGCTCATACTTAAGTGAGTGGTACAACTTTCAGTATTTCAGTACAGCTACGTCTTGTAGAATGAATAAGAACCCAAAATAGTCTGCTAGACCAGACAACATACATGCTTGGCAAATTCAGCATGTCATCAAACTGGAAAAAATCTTTCCATAAGGGTCCAGCTTAGAAGTCACCACATCTACCATTATCAAGCTAATTTCTAACCAAGCTAGTTACATCTGCTCTAAGAGGAACAGGTCTGTAGCTCTTAGGCTACACTTGCCCCAGAAGCCATCTAAGGCATTGCTTCAGCTCACACCAATCCTTCATCTAATACACTAATGTAATATTCCATCCAATACATTGATATTCCACCCAATACACTGATACTCATTCCATCCAATACACTGATACTCCATCTAATACACTAATACTTCATCTTCATCTTGGCACTCACTCAGCAGGAAAGGCCATTGCCATGAGGGAATTACTCTGTCCTGTAAGAGACCTCTCCTACGCCGGGATACTGTTGTTTCTCCTGTACTGCTACCAACAAAAGCACTTTCCACGACTCTCCATTTTAAATAGTTTTGATCCATACATAGAATTGAAAGACTATTTAGTGAAACAAACTCTCTTTTAAAGCAATCTGAAATTCTCTAACTCTACATTCTTAGTGTAACTTAATATCAATAAATGAATCAGATTGCCACTGTGTGCCATGAAACATTTAAAAAGCAAGAAACCCTTgcacaaacacattttaaaattacagaaaCACTGCAATTCCTGATGAAATATTTCAATCCTCCATCAGTAGTAAACAGGGTGCACTTTTGTCTCAAAGATTTCTTTTACTAAGGACTTCTGGATCAGGTCCATAGTTTATTTCTTGCCTTGCTGTCCCTCCACCTGGACCACTAAAGACATCTTCTACTTAATATCCCTCAACCACACAATTCTGACACCTGAATCTTTGGCAAAGGAATGCCAACTGATGAAGCTAAACATATTCCTCTCAATGTTTTCTATAACACAACAGTTTATAGAAGATTCTTCAGTAGAAAAGAAAGATAGGTGCTTGGTTATTATATTCAGTAAGTTGACCCTAAGAACACGGTGTAGGAAATTAATTcagaataataaatattaaaatattgttaATGACCTGTACCATGGTAACTGTCCTTTAACTTCTCATTACTTCAGATATGAGGGTTCTCGTGCTATTGTCTCATCTCATTATTCCCCAGGAGAAGAGATTCTTGATAGTATTTGACATAGATACAAATACATTTGTTTTACATGTCCTGTCGTTCCAAACACTATTGAGCTGTATTTTTCCTTGATTCAGAAGTCCATGGCAAAGTGTATCTCTACCAAGATAGCAGTGCCAAAGCTTGCTTGGCACCTCCACCAGAGGATCTCACCTGAAGCAGAACAGTTCCAGATTAGCCCTGGTGAAGTTTCGAAGGCACTTTTTATTTCACTGTCTCATTAGGTaatcagaaaataaagctgATGTTGTAAAAATATAAGGAGCAAATAAGTAGAATTCTCAATGTTAGAATGCAAAATTCAGCAAATCACTGATCAGGTTGCCCAGTTTGTTTAGTTACAGagatttcaatttaaaaaataaatagggATCTCGCTGCAGTAAGAAaagttattattttaaaagaaatacgTCTATACTTACATGATGCCCAGTGAGAGATAAGAAACCCTAAAGGCTGTCACTATCTTCTAGATACTTCTAAACACAGTTTTGTGCCAAGGGTCCTCCCCTTTGCAGGACAGAGACTGCCATTTTGTTGTACTGGCAGGGTAACACGTGTCTCAGCCCCTCAAGCGTGCAGCTTTACAGGAAGTTAACATTCGGGAAGCTTGTTTTagctctgctgtgccacaggAGCTCAGGCTGGCAGTGACTGTCTGGGGCTGGCCCTGTGGCCTGGACCTCTCTGAGAAGGGGCATCACTAACACTGACTGCTGTCCACTTCTGCACAAATATAAATCCCGGTCTTAGAACTTGACCTATATGTTCATTCCCAGTACTGGCACCATGcatttcacttttttccctCGGCTTCATGTGTGGGAaacaaaatattgaaaataatttaaaaaacctaaacctaaacccAACCCACCAACCAAAGGCATCAGACACACCCGTccgaagcagctcccgggatttAAAAGTGTTTACCATGAGCAGCTCTCGGGTCACCGTGCGCTGAGCTCCGCTCGGCCGCCGCGATGGAGCCGGGGCCGGAGCGGGCCCGCCGCCTCAGCGGGAAATGGCGGGAAGGCGGCGGCCGCGCGCGGAGCCCCCGGGAAAGGATCAAACGAGACCGACGCGGCGGGACCGTCCCTGCTGACCCCGGTGTGAACGTGTTTATTTCACGCTGCGGTCGCGGGTCGCTTTACAGAAACATCTCATGCTAGACCCCGCGCGGGGTCGAAGACGGAGGGGAACACGTGTATTCAAACGTAACTATTAAATAACCTGTACACAAAACTTCAGTCTGTTACCCTGAAAGCACGAAGGCCGAGCCCCAGCACGGCCACACCGGCGCTGTCACCTCACCCCGAGGTGTCTGTAAGCCTCGACCCCCGCGGCCGGCCCGCTCGTGCCCCAGTGCCCGGCTCCCCCCCTCAGCCGCGCTCCAGAGCGGCCACGGCCCCGGGGCCCTGTGAGCGTCCAGTCCTGGGCCTGAGGGTCCgcgggggccgcccccagccggGGTACTGCTCGACGTGCCCGGCGAGAGTCCGAGAGCCAGCCGCCCTCTCCCCGCCGCCCTGCCCCCGGCGGAGAAACGCCTCCCGGCCCGGGTCCCGccgcggctcggctcggctcggcccgCGGAGGCAGCAGCCACCGGCTGTCCCGGCGGTCACAGGTCGCGGCTGTCCTCCCGCTTGACGCCGTCCGCCGCCGCCTTCAGCTTCTTGTTCTGGTGGGTCTTGACGTGCTTGGCCAGGTGGTCGCTGCGCATGAAGCGCTTCCCGCACTCGGGGCAGACGAAGCGCTTCTCGCCCGTGTGAGTCCGCAGGTGCCGCTGCAGCTCGTCGGAgcgggtgaagctcttcccgcaGAAGAGCCAGTTGCAGACGAAGGGCCGCTCGCCCGTGTGCCAGCGCAGGTGCGCCTTCAGGTGCGAGGTCTTGCCGTACACCTTGCCGCAGCCGGGGATGTGGCAGATGTGCTGCTTCTTCTTGCCCGGCTCCGCCTCAGGGGCGCTGCCCGCGGCCGACTGGCAGTtggggcagcggcagcggcggcaccTCCTGGCCGTTGCCGCCAGGGGAGACTTGGTTTGCAGCAGGGCGGCGATCTGCGTCTGGTACTGAGCGAAGTCCGAGTGCCCCAGCACCAGGCTCCGCGGCAGCGCCGCCGCTGCGGGGAAGCGGTGGCCGCAGCCGCCCGGGGCGCTGGCCTGCTGGATGCTCCACCAGGGGATGTCCTCGGGCGGCGGGTTGGGCGACAGTTGCCGGCAGGGCTGGGCGGGCGGCAGCAGGTTGGAGTACCCGGGCGGCAGGGCGGCCTGGGCGGCGTAGGGGACGTAGGCGGGCGGGCAGCTGGACGGCAGGGCGGCCATAGAGGAGGGCAGCATCTTGACGGGGGAGAACTCGTAGGGATAGGAGGGGTCAGCCGGGGGGGTGAGAGGCAGTTCGTGAGAACCCCCGAAGGAGGGTTGCAGGTGGTTCTTCTGAGGGGTCAACCCCAAGCTGGGATGCGGCGGCGGCAGCCCTCCCGGGGAGTGCGCTGGCATCTCGCCGCTCCACGGGTGGAAGATCCTAGAGGGGGATCCCAGCGTCGGGTCGTAGGAGACCGGCAGGAAATCCGAGGGCGCTGCGCCCGGCTGCCCGATTCGGCTACAAGTAGCGGCCAGAAGCGCCAGGGGCGAGTGCTTGGCCAAGTCTGGGGAGGCGCTGGGGGTGCGGTCCTGCGCAGGAACgggagggaggggagaagggaaggagggaagagagCGCGTTACTCGCCGCCCGCAGACACCGGCCTGCGAGAAACTTCCCGCACCACTGCCCGTGCTTGGCTGGGGCCGGCCCGCCGCTACCCGCACGGCCGGTAAACTTTCCCAAAACAATGCGCACCCAGAGGGCAGGACGTGCCCGGCCCCCCCGCTCCGCCCAGAGACCGGTCCCGCCTgcggccgccgctgccggccccgccgccgctcctTGGCCGGGGAAGCAACCGCTGTGGGCAGGGAGGCAGCCCCCGCGCCCCCCACACCCCTTGCCACGGAGCACTGCCTGGAGTTACCTACAGGCTGCTAGCGGGAGAGGGAAGTTCCAAGCCCGAGAAGCCCGAGCCCGGCCTCCTACCACCGCGGGGTCCCCACCTACCTCTGCGGGCCGCCCGCCGGGAAAAGCCCCGGGAGGGAGGCGGCTGACGCCAGCTGCCCCCGCGCAATGTGGGTCACAACCGTGGGACTCGGCGCAGTTCGAGGAAGACCGGGTGCGGGTACTGACCTGGAGGAAAGCCTGGAGGGAATCGTTCCGGAGGACTGCCACCGCGGCCATGGCTACTGCGCCCGGGGCGAAGGGAAGGCGCCGGGGCACTGCCGAGGCATGAGGACGCCAAGGGGAAGACGAGAAGCTGCCCAgtttccttctctctccccctctctctccctttccttctgATCTCTTCGCCTCCGTGCGCGTCCCACCCCCCCGCGCTGCGCGATCTCCGCGGACTGTCTGACTGCGCCAGGATCACCTCCAAGAATTTGATAAGGACTTTGCCGGGCCGCCAACCAGTCAGAGGGAAGATTTATGGCTTTGAAGTTTGCCGCTACCCAATCATCAAAGAATAGCGGCTCTTTCAGAAGCGAAAGCAAATCCTTTGAATCCACAAAGCTCCTATGGTGTGTTTGTTGGTCTGGATAAAAGAACTGATTATTAGGGGGGATGGGAAGGGAGGAGATAAAGGCGGGACAATTAATGAAGTAATCACTATGTGGGAAATGTATATACACAAATAATTGGATTTTCTTGATCAAAGGACCCCTTACCGCCTAGAGACCCTCGCGTTGGATGTGCAAGACACTGGAtctcccctcttttttttttttttttttttttttttgcaattaaaTTTGTGGCAGAGCCCTAAAGTGACAACGCGTCTTTGTTATCGCTCGAGGAATCTGCCTCCGGATTCCTCTGATAGTGTTTAAAGACTGAAGGTAACATGGCACATGGAGTTCACCTGGTCGGGGCTGGTCGATCCCAGCAGTAAAACTTCCCTGGAGTAATTGTCGGTGGTTCCTCCCCGCTCCCTCCCTCCGCCCGCCCTTCCCCCGAGGCTGGGGGGTATGCCCTCGATATGACTCGGCAAATAACCGCGCATTTTCTCCTCTGGTAGCTGAACTTGTTTCACTTCTCTCAGCCGGCATTGCCCCCTTGTTACCGGGAGCCCCCGCCTGGCGCGGGGCCAGGCCAGGCGCCCAGCCGGGCCCGGGGAGGAGCAGCGGGCTGCCACCAGCAGCAAGCGTTCTCTCAGACAGACACACCGACAAACCGGGCAGCCGGGAAACAGAAGGGAAAAGTTTCCTCTTCCCTAGCGGGAGCCGAGTGTTAGAGACATGATTTCTTTAAATGAAGACCGGAGTCTCTCTTGGCGGGCCTGCCGAGCCGGCCTGTCTTGCGCCGGCGGGGAGTGGAGATCGGGGTGGCTCCTCGGGAGCGCGAACGCTGCTATCGGGTCTCTGCCTCCCCTGCTCTCTCACCTCCTGCCCCAAAGACAAAGTCGGTCCCAAGAGCTTTGTTACTTCATCCCGCACCTTTCGGCCTCTGTCTATACATCTCTATACGCATGTGTGTCTGAAGGATCTAACCTGCCTTGCGTTCGACCATGTGTGAGGCTATTGACCCTCTAACCAGCACCAGGCACATCTGGGTCACAGCTTGCCGCCACCGTCGGCTGCTGAGCTCagtgggctgcagagctggcgGGCCCCCTCGCATGTGCCGCCCAGCAAGGGCCAGGCGGGGCCCCGCGCCTCTCCGCGGGCCCGCTCAGCTCCGCGCTCCGCCGGGGGCCCTGGAAACGCGCTCCTCTCCTCCCCGCTTCCCCATCTGCTCCGAGGCCATCGCAAACGCTGGCCTGTTTGGCCAGGTACCAAACCAGGACGTTCATCTCCGTTTTGAGGAGGTGGGGGTACCCTTTCGGGCAGATGCCGGCTGGCTCTGGTCCTCCGGAGCTGTTTGCACAGGTAACTCGATCCTCCCCGCAGTCGCTGGGTTCAATTGTATTCGCACCGCCACTGAAGTCTCTTTAAACGCCAGCACACAGAGATCTTTATCTGCCTTTCCTGTGGAAACAATCACTGTCCGCTCAAAGACTTTCAAGAGTTGTAGGGCTTGAATTAGATCGGTTTCTTTGAAGGGATTAAAGTGCCAAGTCCTCTCCCACGGCTCCATATTGAGTCCCGGGGAGAAATAAAACCTCGACCCCATGTAACACTACGCAGCAGCCATATCAAACTCTTCCCATGTGCCAGGTAACCGCTTCACCAGGTTGGCAACAGGAAGACAAGGGTCCCGCATCCAGCGCTTTTACCACGCACTGATGCATCGAGGCAAGGTTCGTCGCTGCGGCAGGACCCCGCGGCCGGGCAGCAGCTCCCGCCGGGGCGTGAGGCTGCGGACGATAGGGCTCCCCATCCGCCTGCAGGGGTGCGGAGCTCAGGGGGTCCGGCACCTCCATCCACCACACACGAACCCCTCCCAGCACCGCCGCTGAGCGATCCGCCGGGGGCTGCGCCGCGTCAACACGGGACATGGCGGCTAACGGGGAAGCACGGCGAGCCCCGGCCGACAGCGCGGCCGGCAACACGCACACAGGCACTGCCCCGCGCACCCCAGCCCGCAGCCTCGGGTGCCCCCCGCTCACTGCCACGCTCCAGCCGCGCCCCTAGAGCCGCCTCGGGGCAGGAGCGCACTTGCTGTCGGCCCTAGTCTaagctgcagctggggcagccgGAGCCGAGGGGGAGCCCCCGTGGGGAGCCCGACCCGCACCTCGGCTGCCCGGAGGAGCAATAACTCGCTAGACGAGCGGAACGGCGGCGCTCGCGCTTGCGTTGTCCCTAAACCTCCGTATCCCCAAACTTATGTCAAACCCAGAGATATGCGAGATGCCCGATTTAACCCCTACCTCAATTTTTGTTAATTAGTTTTACCTAGTAATTGCTAGATAAATACTCAGAACAATGTTTCTAAAGGAAATGAGAGGAGATAGGTAGATCAGGAGACACTGAACATCCCGAGGTTCCCTCCATTCTCTAAAGTACGGTATTTCCCCAGATATCTCGACGAACCAAAATGATTTGTCAAGTTGCAAAAAAGTTAGTGGAAAACTGGATAAGTTTCTATAAAGCTGCCACACTACAAATGCCATAAATCTGCATCCAAGAAAGTACATTACCTAAAAATCGAGAATAAATTCTCATTTCTGGAAGAAACCAATGGGCTGAAAAATGAAGTGGTGCAGTCATAATTTTCTGTACAAATAATTAGTGTTCAAACTCGGAGCATTTCAGTCTCCTGAAATGTATTCTTAATGAAGTGATGTTCAGAGCTGTCATTAAAAATGCAGGGCTGGAAGATCAAAGTAcaatatttattttagaaatttgTTTCAGTTATCAGGAGATACAGGTATCAAGGCCAAGTGTCAATTCAGTTACACAAAGCACGATTTCCATGAGAAATGGGCTGCCGCTACGTCCTAGTGTAAAGCAAAGGGACACCAGAGCCGAGTTGCAGCGCGGGAGGaggcgcggggccgggggctgctcctggggccgCAGCCGGGCCAGGGCAGCTCGGAGAGCGGCGCTGAACAGCACAGCCCTGCGTGGGGCTCTGGCCCGCAGCCCAAGGGGCCAGTCCCCAGCGGCGGGGCTGCAGGGGCCGGAGCAGCTCTTGGGCCCGCCGGGGAGGCAGGGCAGCGCCGTGGGCAGCCCGGCGGCCCGGAGGCAGAGCCGGAGCCTGAACTGCTCCAGCCACGGGGCTGAGGCGCAGGGGGCTCCCAGAGCACCGCTGCCTCCATGGGACCCTGCCTGCTACGGCGGGTGGCGAGACCCCTACCGCCCCCGGGGTCAGAGGGGCTCAGACGGCACTGGGCTGCATGGCTGCTGTCGGTTTAGCACAGCACGTGTAAATCACGAGTCGCCATCACCGTTTCTTAGATAGGTGTCttaaaaatcaggatttttcaGATCCAGGTATCCCAGATTGGCTGTACCACCATGCAGGGCTCTGTGGACCTTGGTTTGAATGCAGGCAGCCTACCTGGAATAACAGCTGCTTGCATGGCAGTGGTGCCCTTCATGGTTTCTGCTGTGCCTCTGACTTCAGGGCCCCAAGTACCTCATCCTGGAGCCtaccccacagcctgtcccagtgatGGCTCACACTGCCACAGCCAGGTCCTCTCATGACACTCACTTCTCCAAAGTCATCTGCAGTCATCTGCCTTGACCTGCCCCCCATAATCAAACTTTGATGGGCTCTGGCCACCTGCCTGTCCACAGCCTGGGGTTCCTGCATTGCTTTCCACTAAACACTGCTCTTTAGCAATTGTGACAAAGAATCAGAGACAGGATCATTTTAAAGTGAACAGCTGCATTAACATTGAGCCAAACCTCCTAGTCAAGTTGTCCATCAGAGTGGCAAAATTTAAACCTGAAAAAGCTTTAATAAGCTTGCTCCAGAAGGCAATGTCTTCACACCATCCctcatttttttctggtttaaaGATGTACTAACAGAAACCACCCATCCACAACAGCAAGAAGTTTCACCAGAAGGTAAACTACCCTAGGTATATAGCTTCAGGCACATGTGGATACACTGTCAATAGTTCTGAGTTAGATGCCATTAatactatttttatttacttcagCATATTCACATTTTTACAGTAGACAACATGACTGGCATAAGATGAGGAATAACCAGTTCACACAGTGTAATTTGAACAACAGTAAACATTAAAAAGTGCTATGGTATCgcctgctttttttcctgtcctttaGGGAAAACCACAAAATTCTAGACAAGATTGGCACATGTTAAGGCATATTTAGGATTTAAAAGCTTGCCTCAACGTTTCCCAGTGTAGGTGTAGATTTGACAAAGATTAATAGAGGATTTCCCAAACTTCTGAAAGCTGAGTTGCCCTTTATGAGAAGTAGAACAAGTTTCATGCCTCACAAAGTTTAATGCCTCACAAAACTGTTGTCAAAGTTTTAAATATCTTAATGTATTCATCTTCTGCTCCATCCTTGGCTGGCCCTTTGtgatttttcctcctgtcttGGGGAACAATGGTGAACATTTCTGGATATACTTCCTTCCCTGGCTTccatatttaaaaaaaggaatcaGACTCTTAATCATAACAATACTGAAAGTGTTATTCTTGGCTCTACTTGGAATGCCTGGGACACTTTTAGTTCAAGATgataatttcaaattttctgGAAATGCTCTCTGCCTCTGGCATACATGGCTGCATTTTCGTCACAGCTCTAACAGCTAGAAATGGACTCCTACAAAACAGAAAGCAAGCCAAGACTCTGGTGAGCAGCTGAAAATGATCTGCTGTGTGCATCCTGCTTGTTCTCTTCTTTGGGGAAACACTAGGTAAAAAAAGCCTCTGTATTTTTGATGGAATGCATTTGGGGAAGACTGGACGGGAACTTTTAATTTTATGACTACAGATACAcacagctaatttttttttttttacattgcaGTTAGTATAGAATGAAAAAGTAGTTAAATTGTTATTTACTTCCTCTTAACTACAGAGAGTATATTATCTAAAAATTTGTCTCATGATAATTAGTTTTAGTTACTTAGTATACTTATTGACAAATTAAACAGCTGTCTGTGTCTATACAGTGTTAGAACTGGAAACAGCACAAAGTTTATCCAGAAAGATCATTGTTTAACCTACACATAAATACTGGATGATCACATGGCTGCCACATTGCTGTTGATTTGGCTGAGTGGATCAATCCAACACTGTAAAAATACACCTGTTATTTAACAAACTCATGCTGtaattttaaaaccttttgGTAGATAAAACAGTAAGTAGTTTCTAATGGCAGtatatttcaatatttcaaGAAGCACTTTTGAAATAACCCACTCTTCAAGGACTACTGAACAAGAACATATAAAAATGTCCATAATCTTTATTATAAGGGGCAAGAGCTCTACATAAACTCTTCAACAACTTCACTTTAGTTGGGGGGAAAAGCCCAGAGATATGAAGAAAAAGCCTAATAGTTGCATTTTGAGGATCAAAACACAGACACAGGTATGGTACATGACTGGGATTAAAGGTGTCTCAGGAAAGAGATATTGTCTTCACCCTATGGGAGAGAATCTGAAAACCCTCTCTGTATAATGCTTTCAAGGTAGGTTTTTCCAGTTACGCATACATATTAGTGAAAGGCAGCCTATAAACCATGACATAGGTGAGTGCCTCCAACAGGGGGAGAGTTTTTGAACAGCACCTGCAAAAATTAGATTTCTAAACTGaggtgttttgttttaaatgccAGTCTTATTGACTACCACCAGAGGTTCAGGATCCCATGAAATATTgaggaaaattaaattacaatTCTGAAATTACTTATCTCTCCCTAGCTGAACAGTGCTCTCATAGACTGGCAGAAAAGTCTTTTCAGGAAAGAGTGTACAGTATGTTTCTGTGTCATTTCATAAATTGATGCCTTAAGTGGAGCAGAATAATACATAAATAGTTAAATGCATAAATTACATTACCTACCCAAATAAAAATTTCCCTCCTTCCaattctgaaaattaaaataccatcaataaaattatttcaaacgTATTTCAAATACACAATATTTTTACTATGCTTTCCATCTTCATAGAACTACAAAAAGGTGAAGTCATTCTAACCATACTCTTACATGCCAGAGTcagcttccttccccttctttACAAGGTGAATGACCCTTGCCATACACACAACTGCTCCAGGTTTGAAAAGAGGAGCTCCTTGCCTCAGTTCTGCACATGGATTATGAGGCTGCTCCCcaccaaacacttgaacatctTACCCCAGCTCAGCTGAAACTCAGGAGTATTGGCTGAGGTGTGCACCTTCTGCTGGCTGGCTGGCCATGCCAATGAGAAAGCAAAAAACCCTAACCTGGGAATAAATCACCTCTCACTTCAGTCTTCAATCAGCTCCTATTGCTCAGGGCCAAACAGCTTGACCAGCTGTTTGAGAACCCAGACAAGATGAGGAGAAAGGATATTCTCCTCAAAGATAAGTGTATCAGCACGGCCATGACTCATGAACCAGTCTAATGAACCGTATAATTTTTCCCACACTTCTGGAACCTctgagacagagagagaaaaaagataaGATCTTCAAATTGTTACATTTTTGGGCTTTTCTCCCTCAGTAAATCTCATACTTCTATTTTCCTACTACATGAAGAAAACTCACATAATCTACTGGCATTGAGCTGACATAAACACATATTACACATGAAAGAAAGAAGAGTACATGGCAAAACACAGATACTGCAACAAAGTGGAAATTTATTAGTCTAAATTACCTCATTCTTATGCCTGGAAATAGGAATGAGACTATGATGCTGCAGTGCTAGCACTCCAATGCCTAAATGATACAGAAATCTGCAACTGAAAACCACTGACTGCTTCTTAGGAGGTCACAATAAACCACAAAGAActattttccaaattttttgtCTTAAAAAGAAACTTGGAGAAAAATCCAAATGCCAAGTCATGCAATTTAATCTGTAATCAGGCTAACTTTATAAAATACTGCCATTCTTATCAATGCACAATGGGGCTGAAAAATAATATTCTGTCAAGATTCTTACAGAAGGCACTGGAGTAGATGCCCAGAAAAACTGAATTGGGCTCATGATTTactaatttttttctacttccaTTGCTACACATGCTAAGTGTACTTGGCACACGGAGTGATTCAAAAAGAAGCTGCTCTGTAGTGCCAGTGATTCTCTTTAATGAGATACAGTTATCAGTTGATTTATGAATTTCTGCTGCCTGTTCTCATTAAGGGTAAGGTAATTTGCATTCTAGAAGTAAGACTGTTTACAAGAGAACACAGTAATCAAAATCCCTCTAAATAAAGTTTTAGAAATGTACACAGTGAGGCTAGAGGTAGTTCTAGGAATGTGCATAACTTTATCCACTAAACTCTATTGCAAAGACTCAAGAGAAGGTGTTACATCTCCAGTTTTATCTAGTTTTCCAAATTAGTATAGCATTCATCTCAGGAATTTAATATGGAAAGAGACAAAATGAACTTTCTGCTTGAGCCTTCTGATACCCTGGTGACCTCCTCCTCCTGGGAGATCCTATGCTGTTAATTTAGATACCATATGCCTCACTGGTCATCAATTcaactgctgctctctgtgttaGAGCCTTCACAGGATCTTGATCACACTGCCTAGAAAACTAATAATTTCCTCTACCTACTGTTGCTCTACCAGTCAGACAA
The nucleotide sequence above comes from Zonotrichia albicollis isolate bZonAlb1 chromosome 10, bZonAlb1.hap1, whole genome shotgun sequence. Encoded proteins:
- the SP5 gene encoding transcription factor Sp5, which produces MAAVAVLRNDSLQAFLQDRTPSASPDLAKHSPLALLAATCSRIGQPGAAPSDFLPVSYDPTLGSPSRIFHPWSGEMPAHSPGGLPPPHPSLGLTPQKNHLQPSFGGSHELPLTPPADPSYPYEFSPVKMLPSSMAALPSSCPPAYVPYAAQAALPPGYSNLLPPAQPCRQLSPNPPPEDIPWWSIQQASAPGGCGHRFPAAAALPRSLVLGHSDFAQYQTQIAALLQTKSPLAATARRCRRCRCPNCQSAAGSAPEAEPGKKKQHICHIPGCGKVYGKTSHLKAHLRWHTGERPFVCNWLFCGKSFTRSDELQRHLRTHTGEKRFVCPECGKRFMRSDHLAKHVKTHQNKKLKAAADGVKREDSRDL